The genomic region ACACAGAGAAAGGGAATGGGCAACTGCGAGAAGTCGTAAATCTCACTGACGGGATAGAGCAGCTTTACAAACTCGTTATAGATATTCTGCCCCTTTGAGACTGCCCGCGGTAAGCCGACCTTCCACTTATTAAAAGGCAAGGCAACGGCATAACGGTCGTACACATAGCGGTCGTGCAGCGACTTGGAGCGGCGGGAGGTCTTATCCTGCAAGAGTTTGTCGAAGTCGAGGCTGCGGAAGATAGAGTCCAACTCGTTTGCTGAGTAGCCTGCCGCATACATTGCCCCTACCATTGAGCCCATACTCGTGCCGCCGATATAGTCAATGCGCACGCCTGCCTCTTCGAGCACTTTGAGCACCCCGATATGCGCCAGCCCCTTAGCACCGCCCCCGCTGAGCACTAAGCCCACCTTCAGATCGCGCTTAGGCAGCGTATCCTGTGCTGAGGCAAGTGCTGCGATGACTATGACCAATAGGATTGTTATGAGTTTCTTCACGCTTTTTTGATTCTACTATGAGTGGTTATTCGGGGACAAAGGTATATATTTTTTGTGGAATGACACTGCTATTGGGCTATTTTTTTCTGGGAGAAGGTGTATGAGGGTATCAAAAATAAAAGGAAGAAACATAGGAGACACATAGGAGACACATAGGAGACACATAGAACACAGACAGAACACATATCGAAGTCAGAACGAACTCACAACGAAGTCAGAACGAAGTCAGAACGAAGTCAGATAAGTTAATTAGCTTAAAATATGAGGGTTGTGTTGCAGAGGAATTTGTGGGGCACCTGTAGGTAGAAAAGTGGCAGTATGCCCTCGGTGGGGTTCTAAAATGCAAAGATACACTTTTTTTCTTTCTTTGTGAAATAGGTGAGGTGAATTTTTATCGCTATTTTCATAAGAAATTGATAATCAACTGTAAAAAATTGCTTACAGAGGGCTGCAGATTATTTTTGTAGGGGAAAAGTGGAGTTCGGTACAGATTTTGCTGTGGATTTGGTAGGATATTAAATTTTTATATGCAATGAAAAAGATAGGTATTTTTATAGGGCTTGTGCTGGCACTGACGCTCACCTCGTGTGCCAGTGTGTATGTGACGACGGATTACGACCGCCAAGTGGATTTTTCTGCCTATAAGTCGTATGCGTTTTTCAAGGAAGGGGTGGATAGGGCACAGATATCTGACTTGGATAAGCGGCGAATTTTGCGTGCTATTGAGCAGAATTTGAATGAGAAAGGGTTTACGAAATCGGAGCAACCTGATTTTCTGGTAAATATCTTTACGCGCGAAGAGGAGAATGTGGACGTCTACAACAATTACCCTACGTATTGGGGTTGGGGTGTAGGCTGGGGTCCTTTTTGGGGCGGCAGTTTTTATAATGTGAGTAGGAATATAGAGGGGACGCTTTACATTGAGATTATCGACGCGAAGAAGAAGGAGCTGATCTGGCAAGGGAAAGGCACGGGCTATGTTCCACAATCGGTGGAGAGAAAGGAGGAGGCGATTGCCAATTTCGTGAATCGCATCTTGGAGAAGTACCCTCCTTCGGTGAAAAAATAGGTTTAGTTGGTTCGTAAATAAAAACCTGACAGGGGGCTCAGTATGCCTTCTGTCAGGTTTGTTTATTTCTAAAATAATAGGTGTACGACTGGTGGGGCTAATATGGCGGTAAAAATACCGTTGAAGATCATCCCGAGGCTGGCGTATACGGCGTACTTTTCACTGAGGTTGAAGGCTGCTACTACGCCCAAGGCGTGGGAAGCGGTGCCGAGTGAGATGCCTTTGCCCATTGGGCTTTTGATGCGGAACCAGCGCAGGAGTGTCAGCCCGAAGATATTGCCGAAAAGCCCTGTGGTGATCACTGCCATTACGGTGATTGGGGGGTCGCCGTGCACCATCTTTGAGACCTCTAAGGCGATGGGGGTGGTGACGGATTTAGGGGCTAAGGACTCTGCCAGCTCGTTGTCGAGACCGAAGGCTTTGGCTAAAAGGCATACGGAGACGATGCCTACAAGGCTGCCGACGGCTTGTGATACTAAGAGGGGTACGAGTTGCTTCCTGATCTTGGAGAGCTGCAAATAGAGTGGTACGCCGAGCGCCACGATCGATGGTTTGAGCCAGAACTCAATGTAAGTGCCTGCCTCTTCGTACTTTTTGTGTGAGATGTTAAAGCAGAGTAGGTAGGTGATCAGCACGATAGAAGTCAGTAGTACTGGGTTGAGGAGTGCTGAGTTGAACTTCTTTTGGATATAGATGGCGCCGAAGTATAAGACAAAGGTCAGTGCCAATAGGAATACGGGATTTTGTAAGAAGTCTATCATTTTTGTTTGTTCTTTTTAATAATGTGCTTGAAGTCAATATCTACTTTCTTTCGGAAAAGCTGGTACACGTGTCCTGTGATGAGGATTACAAATACGGTGCTGAGTACGATGGAGCCCATAATTGCCCAGAAATTGGCTTCGATGATGTCGAGATAGTCCATAATGGCGATACTCGGGGGGACGAAAAAGAGCCCTAAATTGGAAATAAGCAGGTCGGAAAGGCCTTTAATGGCGTGTAGCTTGATCCATTTCAGGTGAAGGAAGAGTGTTAAAAAAAGCATTCCAATAATGCTTGAAGGGAAGGGGATATGAGTAACAGCCACGACTAATTCCCCTAAGGCTAAGCAACCAAAAATGATTGCAAAATAACGTATTATCATCTTATTTTATATAAATTGAAAACGGCTGCAAAGGTACGAATGTTTGTTACTTTCGATATGTTAAATAAACGTTAAATAAGTTATAAAATATACTTAAACACTTGCAAGATATTATTTTTTATTTCTAAATTTGCCCCGTGTAAACAAAACGAAATATTATGAGTAATAATTACGACAGACCAGTTTTCGATCCTAATTCAAATTTAGGTTCACAATCATTATCGTCTTATGAAGAAGATGACAAACCCAAAGGAGGTGTCTTATCCAAGATTATTATTGCC from Capnocytophaga haemolytica harbors:
- a CDS encoding CidA/LrgA family protein, which encodes MIIRYFAIIFGCLALGELVVAVTHIPFPSSIIGMLFLTLFLHLKWIKLHAIKGLSDLLISNLGLFFVPPSIAIMDYLDIIEANFWAIMGSIVLSTVFVILITGHVYQLFRKKVDIDFKHIIKKNKQK
- a CDS encoding DUF4136 domain-containing protein; protein product: MKKIGIFIGLVLALTLTSCASVYVTTDYDRQVDFSAYKSYAFFKEGVDRAQISDLDKRRILRAIEQNLNEKGFTKSEQPDFLVNIFTREEENVDVYNNYPTYWGWGVGWGPFWGGSFYNVSRNIEGTLYIEIIDAKKKELIWQGKGTGYVPQSVERKEEAIANFVNRILEKYPPSVKK
- a CDS encoding LrgB family protein, giving the protein MIDFLQNPVFLLALTFVLYFGAIYIQKKFNSALLNPVLLTSIVLITYLLCFNISHKKYEEAGTYIEFWLKPSIVALGVPLYLQLSKIRKQLVPLLVSQAVGSLVGIVSVCLLAKAFGLDNELAESLAPKSVTTPIALEVSKMVHGDPPITVMAVITTGLFGNIFGLTLLRWFRIKSPMGKGISLGTASHALGVVAAFNLSEKYAVYASLGMIFNGIFTAILAPPVVHLLF